Sequence from the Thermocoleostomius sinensis A174 genome:
CGATCGCAGAGCAATATTCCTCGTTCAACCATTTCCTACTCAGGTAGCACTCGTCGAACCACCCGGGTTCCATCCAACTCAAACGGCTCACCAGGTGGTGCCTCTTCAGCAACGGATAATGGCCCAATCGTCACACCCACGGCCACACCCCCTACCTCAGTCTCACTTCAACACGTAGGCGGACTACAGGCTGTCTTACAAGAACTTCGAGAATTAGTAGAACTTCCCCTCAAGCGATCGGATTTGTTGGCTCAATTGGGGCTTGAACCAACGCGAGGCGTGCTGTTGGTGGGGCCACCAGGAACGGGAAAAACGTTAACCGCGCGGGCATTGGCTGAAGCGTTAGGCGTCAACTTTATCGCAATCGTGGGACCTGAAGTCATCGGCAAATATTATGGAGAAGCTGAAGCACGATTACGCAATTTGTTTGAGAAAGCCGCCAACGCTGCCCCTTGTATTGTGTTTATTGATGAAATTGATAGCCTGGCACCCGATCGCACCAAAGTTGAAGGCGAAGTCGAAAAACGGCTAGTGGCTCAGCTTCTTAGCTTAATGGATGGGTTTACGTCCATCAACGGCGTGATTGTGCTGGCGGCCACCAATCGGCCACATCATCTCGATCCAGCTTTGCGGCGTCCTGGACGGTTCGATCGCGAAGTGCAGTTTCAAGTTCCCGATCGCGATGGTCGTTGGGAGATTTTGAACATTCAAACCCGCGATATGCCCTTAGATGCATCGGTAGATTTGGCAACCATTGCAGATTTAGCAGTCGGCATGGTAGGAGCCGATTTGAAAGCCCTCTGCCAAACAGCAGCTTACACGGCATTACGTCGCCAAGTCCCCGATCTGCAAACCACCGACACAACCTCGCTCACAGTTAGCCACGCAGATTTTCAGCAAGCACTCAAAACAATCAAACCACCGGTGCTGCGATCGGTACAGGTAGAAACCCCGGCGGTAGCATGGGAAGAAATTGGCGGGCTAGAAACCATCAAACAGATTTTGCAAGAATCTGTTGAAGGAGCGCTGCTCTACCCAGAACTCTATCGGCATACGGGGGCTAAGACACCTCGCGGTATTTTGCTATCCGGGCCACCCGGAACCGGAAAAACGCTGCTTGCCAAAGCCGTTGCTTCACAAGCCCAAGCTAACTTCATTGCTGTCAATGGACCGGAACTGATCAGTAAATGGGTAGGAGCGGCAGAACAAGCCGTGCGAGAACTCTTTACCAAAGCGCGACAGACGGCTCCATGTGTCATTTTTGTCGATGAAATCGATACCCTAGCTCCAGCACGCGGACAGTTCCAAGGCGACTCTGGCATCAGCGATCGACTAGTTGGACAACTGCTGACCGAACTCGATGGGCTACAAGACTCTACTAATGTGTTGTTGATTGCCGCTACCAATCGCCCGGAAGTCCTTGATTCGGCCCTGTTACGGGCAGGACGCCTCGACTTGCATATCCCAGTAGACTTACCTCATGAGTCTAGCCGCTTGGCTATCTTGCGAGTTCACAACTGCGATCGACCGCTGGAAAATGCTGAGCCAGAGCAAGTTAATCTCCACTATTGGGCCCAGCAAACCGAAGGCTGGAACGGAGCGGATTTAGCTTTGCTGAGCAACCAAGCCGCCCTCGAAGCAGTCCGTCGATTTCGCCAGC
This genomic interval carries:
- a CDS encoding AAA family ATPase is translated as MSELFKGLEQLIELAKALEEKAETGEIKTDVKTDVQFRARSQSNIPRSTISYSGSTRRTTRVPSNSNGSPGGASSATDNGPIVTPTATPPTSVSLQHVGGLQAVLQELRELVELPLKRSDLLAQLGLEPTRGVLLVGPPGTGKTLTARALAEALGVNFIAIVGPEVIGKYYGEAEARLRNLFEKAANAAPCIVFIDEIDSLAPDRTKVEGEVEKRLVAQLLSLMDGFTSINGVIVLAATNRPHHLDPALRRPGRFDREVQFQVPDRDGRWEILNIQTRDMPLDASVDLATIADLAVGMVGADLKALCQTAAYTALRRQVPDLQTTDTTSLTVSHADFQQALKTIKPPVLRSVQVETPAVAWEEIGGLETIKQILQESVEGALLYPELYRHTGAKTPRGILLSGPPGTGKTLLAKAVASQAQANFIAVNGPELISKWVGAAEQAVRELFTKARQTAPCVIFVDEIDTLAPARGQFQGDSGISDRLVGQLLTELDGLQDSTNVLLIAATNRPEVLDSALLRAGRLDLHIPVDLPHESSRLAILRVHNCDRPLENAEPEQVNLHYWAQQTEGWNGADLALLSNQAALEAVRRFRQQRQPDDLSSLRITHHDFAIAYDLLSRQKGHTE